Proteins encoded by one window of Nitrospirota bacterium:
- a CDS encoding lipid biosynthesis B12-binding/radical SAM protein: protein MISSNTTVSPYPIYPLGVSVIAAALKNAGHDVRQFDILQHEDFLNAVGMEIEKFSPELIGISIRNVDNVNLMNEQYYIENVKTIVKKIREVSTAKVLLGGAGFSLMPELILKETGADYGIVGEGESLAVKFAADAVNGIYPENRVIGSVIRLSGAEIFPAHYDDELIKYYLQSGNIASVQTKRGCTHKCIYCSYPVLEGPGIRQRDPRLVVDDIELLANVHKVKYIFFVDSVFNDDKGAYLGVINEMLRRKVTVPWTGFFKPQGLNDEIVEMMKETGLIAVEIGSDAASDTTLRKLGKGFSFQDIVECNDLFVRHGVATSHFFMFGCPGETQETVLEGIENIKRLQKCVVFVFMGIRILPDTHLAKIALKEKVLLPDNNMLKPIYYISPAVDKDWLEKTLTEAFASIRHCIFPPDTFDSSLRMLHKMGYSGTLWDMLLQDKKHPSRKHHAAG from the coding sequence TTGATCTCATCCAACACGACTGTTTCGCCGTACCCGATCTATCCGCTGGGGGTCAGCGTAATCGCGGCCGCTCTGAAAAATGCAGGACACGATGTGCGTCAGTTCGACATCCTCCAGCATGAAGACTTTCTTAACGCCGTTGGGATGGAAATAGAAAAATTCAGTCCGGAGCTGATAGGCATTTCCATACGCAACGTTGATAATGTCAATCTTATGAATGAACAGTATTACATCGAAAATGTGAAAACTATCGTGAAGAAGATCAGGGAGGTCTCCACTGCGAAGGTGCTGTTGGGCGGGGCTGGTTTTTCCCTGATGCCGGAATTGATACTGAAAGAGACAGGCGCGGATTACGGTATCGTTGGGGAAGGCGAATCTCTGGCTGTAAAGTTTGCCGCAGACGCGGTCAACGGTATTTATCCTGAAAATCGGGTTATCGGTTCTGTTATAAGGCTTTCCGGTGCGGAAATATTTCCGGCGCACTACGATGATGAGTTAATAAAATATTATCTGCAAAGCGGCAATATCGCTTCCGTGCAGACAAAACGCGGATGCACCCACAAGTGCATTTACTGTTCATACCCGGTATTGGAAGGTCCCGGCATCCGGCAGAGAGACCCGCGTTTAGTTGTCGATGATATAGAGCTGCTTGCCAATGTGCATAAAGTAAAATATATCTTCTTTGTGGATTCCGTTTTCAATGACGACAAAGGCGCTTACCTCGGCGTGATAAACGAGATGCTGCGCCGCAAGGTCACGGTGCCGTGGACCGGATTTTTCAAACCGCAGGGGCTGAATGACGAGATCGTGGAGATGATGAAGGAGACAGGGCTCATTGCCGTTGAGATCGGCTCTGACGCAGCGAGCGATACCACCCTCAGAAAATTAGGCAAGGGGTTTTCCTTTCAGGACATCGTGGAGTGCAACGATCTATTTGTCAGACACGGGGTCGCCACTTCGCATTTTTTTATGTTCGGCTGTCCGGGCGAAACACAGGAGACCGTGCTTGAGGGGATCGAGAATATCAAGAGATTGCAAAAATGCGTTGTATTTGTTTTTATGGGAATAAGGATCCTGCCTGATACCCATCTGGCAAAAATCGCGTTAAAGGAAAAGGTCCTCTTGCCGGACAACAATATGCTTAAACCGATTTATTATATCTCGCCCGCGGTTGATAAGGACTGGCTGGAAAAGACACTGACTGAGGCCTTCGCTTCAATCCGCCACTGTATCTTTCCGCCGGATACATTTGACAGCAGCCTGCGGATGCTTCACAAGATGGGCTACTCCG
- a CDS encoding cobalamin B12-binding domain-containing protein — protein MKIKIIYPSWPKLNRQTEFHLPPHGPVCFAAAIPDDVEISFYDENIQPVDFDEKADIVAFSVMLTCQIPRAWELADRFRKQGVPVIFGGIGTMLHSEETMLHADAVFLGEAEGRFEEVINDVRNNKLKKVYNYLNDFPDMNLIGPARRSILNRKLYNYRGVQMVDLVHASRGCRFNCFPCCTPFLGGRKFRARAIDAVVRELEQLDNNRLFFVDNSLAQDDEWEKELFRALIPLKKKWISHPIKDDDEILDLAAEAGCWYVYQAVFDTSDHIRRRVKRLKERGIGVEGTIILGMDDHDEDYIKRLVDFLLEIELDLAEFTILTPFPHTPIRADLEKQKRILHNDWLHYTGAEVVFQPAKMSVDALQKMFFYAWDTFYRDCSQNLQMAKLFLKVIEKEKADGTYKGSRLRRGRWSLKDK, from the coding sequence ATGAAAATAAAAATTATCTATCCCTCATGGCCCAAGTTAAACAGGCAGACGGAATTCCACCTCCCGCCGCACGGGCCTGTCTGTTTTGCGGCCGCCATCCCTGATGACGTTGAAATATCTTTTTACGATGAGAACATTCAGCCCGTTGATTTTGACGAAAAGGCCGATATTGTGGCTTTCTCGGTCATGCTCACCTGCCAGATACCGCGTGCCTGGGAGCTCGCGGACCGTTTCAGGAAACAAGGCGTTCCAGTCATATTCGGCGGTATCGGGACCATGCTGCACTCCGAGGAAACCATGCTGCACGCTGACGCGGTCTTCCTCGGCGAGGCAGAGGGGCGTTTTGAAGAAGTCATAAACGATGTCAGAAATAATAAGCTGAAAAAAGTCTACAACTATCTCAATGACTTTCCTGACATGAATTTGATCGGCCCGGCGAGGCGTAGTATCTTAAACCGCAAATTATATAATTACCGGGGCGTGCAGATGGTTGACCTTGTGCACGCCTCACGCGGCTGCCGGTTTAACTGTTTCCCCTGCTGTACGCCTTTTCTCGGCGGGCGGAAATTCAGGGCCAGGGCGATTGACGCGGTGGTCCGGGAACTGGAACAGCTCGACAACAACCGGCTTTTCTTTGTGGACAATTCCCTCGCGCAGGATGACGAATGGGAAAAGGAATTGTTCAGGGCATTGATCCCTCTGAAGAAGAAATGGATCTCTCACCCCATCAAAGATGATGACGAGATATTGGACCTTGCCGCAGAGGCAGGCTGCTGGTATGTGTATCAGGCGGTCTTCGATACATCGGACCACATACGGAGGCGGGTGAAGAGGCTCAAGGAACGCGGCATCGGTGTGGAGGGGACCATTATCCTCGGCATGGACGACCATGATGAGGATTACATCAAGCGTCTTGTTGATTTCCTGCTTGAGATCGAGCTGGACCTTGCGGAATTTACAATACTCACGCCGTTTCCCCACACGCCCATCAGGGCAGACCTTGAGAAGCAGAAAAGAATTCTTCATAACGACTGGCTTCACTACACAGGCGCGGAGGTTGTGTTTCAGCCCGCAAAGATGAGCGTGGATGCGCTGCAGAAAATGTTTTTCTACGCGTGGGACACGTTCTACCGGGATTGCAGCCAGAACCTGCAAATGGCGAAATTATTTCTCAAGGTGATTGAGAAGGAAAAGGCCGACGGCACTTACAAAGGAAGCCGCCTCAGAAGAGGCAGATGGAGTCTCAAAGACAAATAA
- a CDS encoding beta-ketoacyl-[acyl-carrier-protein] synthase family protein: MEGRRVSQEMKKAVVVSCDMVTAFGAGTDALWNGIRSGGTAISKIDRFNTKAFQSDNAAVINGLKYLKNDSLVMQMFRLLLKDNSASIPEDAKLILATTKGEIDLLEKKFLTGRGDASDSNPHKLLKKISALAGVKDSGMIISAACASSSTALARAASMIRSGYGDCVLVTACDSVTEFVYAGFSSLMALEKFAAKPFDKKRSGLSLGEAAVYALLMSDARAKREKRNIIGEIAGWGMSDDANHMTGPSRTSDGLIMAVKKALRSAGADEGGIGFISAHGTGTVYNDAMEMRAFHAVFKNKLPVYSVKGAIGHTLGAAGLVETITALRALKEKVVPLTVNLKAADDDAHGWVSNKQRALSNKKMALITNAGFSGINTALVVK; the protein is encoded by the coding sequence ATGGAAGGCCGGAGAGTTTCACAGGAGATGAAAAAAGCAGTTGTTGTCTCATGCGATATGGTCACCGCGTTTGGAGCGGGGACAGACGCGCTCTGGAACGGCATCAGGTCCGGCGGGACGGCGATTTCAAAAATAGACAGGTTTAACACCAAAGCATTCCAGTCTGATAATGCAGCCGTAATTAATGGCCTGAAATATCTTAAGAATGATTCTTTGGTGATGCAGATGTTCAGGCTGCTGCTTAAAGATAATTCCGCATCGATACCGGAAGACGCAAAACTTATTCTGGCAACGACAAAAGGAGAGATTGATCTGCTTGAGAAAAAATTTCTTACAGGCAGGGGAGACGCTTCAGACAGCAATCCGCATAAACTCCTGAAAAAGATCTCGGCCCTCGCCGGGGTCAAAGACAGCGGCATGATCATCTCCGCTGCCTGCGCCTCATCATCAACGGCTTTGGCAAGGGCTGCCTCGATGATACGCAGCGGATACGGCGATTGCGTTTTAGTAACTGCCTGCGACAGCGTCACGGAATTTGTTTACGCGGGTTTCTCTTCGCTGATGGCGCTCGAAAAATTTGCAGCAAAACCGTTTGATAAAAAAAGGAGCGGCCTGAGCCTCGGTGAGGCCGCTGTATATGCGCTGCTCATGAGCGATGCGAGGGCAAAAAGGGAGAAAAGAAATATCATTGGTGAAATAGCGGGCTGGGGGATGAGCGACGACGCCAACCATATGACAGGCCCTTCCCGCACGAGCGACGGATTGATAATGGCCGTAAAAAAGGCATTAAGGTCCGCGGGCGCGGATGAAGGCGGCATCGGTTTCATCTCAGCGCACGGCACTGGAACGGTTTACAACGATGCGATGGAGATGAGGGCATTTCATGCCGTGTTCAAAAACAAGTTGCCCGTTTATTCCGTCAAAGGGGCCATAGGGCACACCCTCGGAGCAGCGGGACTTGTTGAAACAATAACGGCGCTCAGGGCGTTAAAGGAGAAAGTGGTCCCGCTTACTGTAAATCTAAAAGCTGCCGATGATGACGCGCATGGCTGGGTTTCAAATAAACAGCGCGCATTATCAAATAAAAAGATGGCGCTCATAACAAACGCGGGTTTCAGCGGGATCAATACGGCGCTGGTGGTGAAATGA
- a CDS encoding acyl-CoA thioesterase — MENRRRAKNYFKSAEGAPGPIVVEVERRVHFNEVDLLGIVWHGRYPVFFEEGSEELGRVCGLSYKDFYESGLRAPIAQLYIDYLKPLRLGEVFKIRAVLVWDESSRINTEYYLLKEDGRIATSGYTVQVLTAAATGEVCIISPPLLERCRTRWKAGEFHRR, encoded by the coding sequence ATGGAAAACAGGCGGAGAGCTAAAAATTATTTTAAGAGCGCCGAGGGAGCGCCGGGGCCGATTGTGGTTGAGGTTGAGCGGCGCGTCCATTTCAATGAGGTCGATCTCCTGGGCATAGTCTGGCACGGCAGATACCCGGTCTTTTTTGAGGAAGGCTCCGAGGAGCTTGGCAGGGTATGCGGCCTGTCGTATAAGGATTTTTACGAGTCAGGCTTGCGCGCGCCCATTGCTCAGCTTTATATTGATTATCTGAAGCCCCTCCGTCTGGGGGAAGTGTTTAAAATACGGGCCGTCCTGGTGTGGGACGAGAGTTCACGCATTAACACGGAGTATTATCTTTTAAAGGAAGACGGCCGTATCGCAACGAGCGGATACACGGTGCAGGTGCTGACCGCCGCAGCGACCGGAGAGGTTTGCATAATATCGCCTCCTTTGCTTGAAAGATGCAGGACGAGATGGAAGGCCGGAGAGTTTCACAGGAGATGA
- a CDS encoding DUF3261 domain-containing protein, giving the protein MKRLLIILILFACITSCAGIPFQKASEVPMESADPWALVEEFRGHSPENFMLINSIVFDYNWNKLSGLGYIKVDAKEKTFTVVCINPMGVKLFELAGDKDRIDSHFAMEQFTKKGNFPRTVGEDIRRIYFDLTPSASAEVKKRKYKVIFDEPLGAGVVEYIFAGEGGHLVEKNYYEDSRLNWRVSYYEYRQKDGKIYPSGIILDNYKYGYGLTIKLKEIRG; this is encoded by the coding sequence ATGAAACGTTTACTGATAATCCTAATCTTATTTGCTTGCATCACCTCATGCGCCGGCATTCCTTTTCAAAAGGCTTCGGAAGTCCCGATGGAAAGCGCAGACCCGTGGGCGCTTGTGGAAGAGTTCAGGGGCCATTCGCCTGAAAATTTCATGCTCATAAACTCGATCGTCTTTGATTACAACTGGAACAAGTTATCAGGGCTTGGTTACATAAAGGTAGATGCAAAGGAAAAGACTTTCACCGTGGTCTGCATAAATCCCATGGGTGTAAAGCTCTTTGAATTGGCCGGAGATAAAGACCGGATCGATTCCCATTTTGCGATGGAGCAATTCACTAAGAAAGGCAACTTCCCCCGCACGGTCGGCGAGGACATCAGGAGGATATATTTTGACCTCACCCCGTCTGCCTCGGCTGAAGTAAAAAAGAGAAAGTATAAAGTTATATTCGATGAGCCGCTGGGGGCGGGAGTTGTTGAATATATCTTCGCAGGCGAAGGCGGCCATTTGGTCGAAAAAAATTATTATGAGGACAGCAGGCTTAACTGGCGTGTCTCCTATTACGAATACCGGCAGAAAGATGGAAAAATATATCCCTCAGGTATTATCTTAGATAATTACAAATACGGTTACGGTCTGACAATAAAATTGAAGGAGATCAGGGGTTGA